One window of Xylocopa sonorina isolate GNS202 chromosome 9, iyXylSono1_principal, whole genome shotgun sequence genomic DNA carries:
- the LOC143427100 gene encoding lysoplasmalogenase TMEM86A isoform X1, translated as MSSPTQVLKSVGPKLVPFFKSVSVYFILLAEQPSLLTACFKCLPIISLIVFVLLHGISLSQEYTFSRRILTGLIFSCIGDALLVWPSCFTPGMCMFALAQIMYISAFGFIPLNIILGTILYAICSLVIYTLMPGLNGILVIGVPVYTVLLTTMAWRAISRVQFYKELWTWTKLCSCIGGICFLVSDTLLGFHYFHTPLPYSQVSIMLTYYAAQLGIALSAVGSKTSNNNNDTSNDKNEVALAKG; from the exons atgtcatCGCCTACGCAAGTG TTAAAAAGCGTCGGCCCAAAGCTAGTCCCATTCTTTAAAAGCGTGtccgtatattttatattactgGCCGAGCAACCATCCTTGCTGACGGCATGTTTCAAGTGTTTGCCAATTATAAGTCTAATTGTCTTTGTTCTCCTACATGGAATTAGTTTGTCGCAGGA ATACACCTTCTCTAGACGAATATTGACAGGATTGATATTCAGTTGCATAGGGGACGCGTTATTGGTTTGGCCCAGTTGCTTCACGCCAGGAATGTGCATGTTCGCTCTGGCTCAAATCATGTACATCAGCGCATTCGGTTTCATACCGCTCAACATAATCCTAGGTACAATTCTATACGCGATTTGTTCGCTAG TCATATATACTCTAATGCCTGGACTGAACGGAATTCTAGTCATCGGGGTTCCAGTTTACACGGTGCTGTTAACCACCATGGCCTGGAGGGCGATATCTAGAGTACAATTTTACAAA GAGTTATGGACGTGGACTAAATTATGTAGTTGCATCGGCGGTATATGCTTCCTTGTATCCGATACGCTGTTAGGTTTTCACTATTTCCATACCCCTCTACCGTATTCTCAG GTTTCCATAATGTTAACGTACTACGCTGCTCAACTAGGGATAGCTCTGAGTGCAGTTGGTTCCAAGACTAGCAATAACAACAACGATACCAGTAACGATAAAAATGAGGTAGCTCTAGCGAAGGGTTAA
- the LOC143427100 gene encoding lysoplasmalogenase TMEM86A isoform X2: MSSPTQVLKSVGPKLVPFFKSVSVYFILLAEQPSLLTACFKCLPIISLIVFVLLHGISLSQEYTFSRRILTGLIFSCIGDALLVWPSCFTPGMCMFALAQIMYISAFGFIPLNIILVIYTLMPGLNGILVIGVPVYTVLLTTMAWRAISRVQFYKELWTWTKLCSCIGGICFLVSDTLLGFHYFHTPLPYSQVSIMLTYYAAQLGIALSAVGSKTSNNNNDTSNDKNEVALAKG, encoded by the exons atgtcatCGCCTACGCAAGTG TTAAAAAGCGTCGGCCCAAAGCTAGTCCCATTCTTTAAAAGCGTGtccgtatattttatattactgGCCGAGCAACCATCCTTGCTGACGGCATGTTTCAAGTGTTTGCCAATTATAAGTCTAATTGTCTTTGTTCTCCTACATGGAATTAGTTTGTCGCAGGA ATACACCTTCTCTAGACGAATATTGACAGGATTGATATTCAGTTGCATAGGGGACGCGTTATTGGTTTGGCCCAGTTGCTTCACGCCAGGAATGTGCATGTTCGCTCTGGCTCAAATCATGTACATCAGCGCATTCGGTTTCATACCGCTCAACATAATCCTAG TCATATATACTCTAATGCCTGGACTGAACGGAATTCTAGTCATCGGGGTTCCAGTTTACACGGTGCTGTTAACCACCATGGCCTGGAGGGCGATATCTAGAGTACAATTTTACAAA GAGTTATGGACGTGGACTAAATTATGTAGTTGCATCGGCGGTATATGCTTCCTTGTATCCGATACGCTGTTAGGTTTTCACTATTTCCATACCCCTCTACCGTATTCTCAG GTTTCCATAATGTTAACGTACTACGCTGCTCAACTAGGGATAGCTCTGAGTGCAGTTGGTTCCAAGACTAGCAATAACAACAACGATACCAGTAACGATAAAAATGAGGTAGCTCTAGCGAAGGGTTAA
- the LOC143427100 gene encoding lysoplasmalogenase TMEM86A isoform X3, producing MSSPTQVRFSVGTKEEDRFVAKAEYNVLSTGLVTYTFSRRILTGLIFSCIGDALLVWPSCFTPGMCMFALAQIMYISAFGFIPLNIILGTILYAICSLVIYTLMPGLNGILVIGVPVYTVLLTTMAWRAISRVQFYKELWTWTKLCSCIGGICFLVSDTLLGFHYFHTPLPYSQVSIMLTYYAAQLGIALSAVGSKTSNNNNDTSNDKNEVALAKG from the exons atgtcatCGCCTACGCAAGTG CGATTTTCCGTTGGAACGAAAGAAGAGGATCGATTTGTTGCAAAGGCGGAATATAATGTTCTCTCTACCGGCCTTGTGAC ATACACCTTCTCTAGACGAATATTGACAGGATTGATATTCAGTTGCATAGGGGACGCGTTATTGGTTTGGCCCAGTTGCTTCACGCCAGGAATGTGCATGTTCGCTCTGGCTCAAATCATGTACATCAGCGCATTCGGTTTCATACCGCTCAACATAATCCTAGGTACAATTCTATACGCGATTTGTTCGCTAG TCATATATACTCTAATGCCTGGACTGAACGGAATTCTAGTCATCGGGGTTCCAGTTTACACGGTGCTGTTAACCACCATGGCCTGGAGGGCGATATCTAGAGTACAATTTTACAAA GAGTTATGGACGTGGACTAAATTATGTAGTTGCATCGGCGGTATATGCTTCCTTGTATCCGATACGCTGTTAGGTTTTCACTATTTCCATACCCCTCTACCGTATTCTCAG GTTTCCATAATGTTAACGTACTACGCTGCTCAACTAGGGATAGCTCTGAGTGCAGTTGGTTCCAAGACTAGCAATAACAACAACGATACCAGTAACGATAAAAATGAGGTAGCTCTAGCGAAGGGTTAA
- the Stoml2 gene encoding stomatin like 2, whose product MLRMYKLEMNCRFKQLARNFGIFNLQPLSGSQHAVPKLPLVQLVRHKSGTPLNTIIMFVPQQEAWIVERMGKFHRILSPGLNILTPIIDRVKYVQSLKELAIEIPRQSAVTLDNVTLNIDGILYLRVVDPFLASYGVDDPEFAVVQLAQTTMRSELGKIALDKVFREREGLNVCIVESINKASEAWGITCLRYEIRDIRLPQRVQEAMQMQVEAERKKRAAVLESEGVREAEINIAEGKRLAQILASEAAKQEEINKASGTATALVAIAEARAKSLQLVANALNLTDAKNAAAYSIAEQYVKAFNKLAKVNNTIILPSNVADVSSLVTQAMTIYKQVMAQPTLDNDSAKGHKDNLSVDESDEAFEYFSDKEEAEKHRESKRKQNPKLLTKVKN is encoded by the exons ATGCTGCGAATGTATAAATTGGAAATGAACTGTCGATTCAAGCAGCTAGCTCGTAACTTTGGAATCTTCAAT CTCCAGCCGCTTTCTGGATCTCAGCACGCGGTTCCCAAGTTACCACTAGTGCAACTCGTTCGACATAAATCTGGCACACCTTTAAACACTATCATAATGTTCGTACCGCAACAAGAG GCATGGATCGTCGAGAGAATGGGAAAGTTCCATAGGATTTTAAGTCCAGGATTGAATATTCTTACGCCGATAATCGATCGTGTTAAATACGTGCAGAGTTTAAAagagttagcaatagaaataccCCGGCAAAGTGCTGTTACTTTAG ATAATGTAACACTGAATATCGACGGTATATTGTACTTAAGAGTAGTCGATCCGTTTTTGGCTTCGTATGGTGTCGACGACCCAGAATTCGCGGTAGTTCAATTAGCCCAAACAACTATGAGATCCGAGTTAGGAAAAATAGCTCTGGACAAAGTGTTCAGGGAAAGAGAGGGGCTTAACGTTTGTATAGTCGAAAGTATAAATAAAGCGAGCGAAGCTTGGGGGATAACTTGTCTTCGATACGAAATAC GTGACATAAGACTGCCGCAAAGGGTACAGGAAGCGATGCAAATGCAAGTGGAAGCTGAGCGTAAGAAAAGAGCCGCTGTATTAGAATCGGAAGGTGTCAGAGAAGCAGAGATAAATATTGCCGAAGGAAAACGGTTGGCACAAATTTTAGCCTCGG AAGCAGCAAAGCAAGAAGAAATAAATAAGGCATCTGGTACGGCAACTGCGTTGGTTGCAATTGCAGAAGCACGCGCGAAAAGTTTACAGCTTGTGGCAAATGCGCTTAATTTAACGGATGCAAAGAATGCAGCAGCGTATAGCATAGCGGAGCAATACGTTAAGGCATTTAATAAACTTGCGAAAGTTAACAATACTATTATCTTGCCTAGTAATGTCGCTGATGTGTCTTCCTTGGTAACTCAA GCAATGACAATTTATAAACAAGTCATGGCCCAGCCCACTTTAGACAATGACTCCGCAAAGGGACACAAAGATAATCTTAGCGTCGACGAATCAGACGAAGCCTTTGAGTATTTCAGTGACAAAGAAGAAGCGGAAAAACACAGAGAGAGCAAAAGGAAGCAAAATCCTAAACTatt GACAAAGGTGAAGAATTAA
- the LOC143427503 gene encoding protein KRTCAP2 homolog yields the protein MPVNSGVSFVLSSILTVLVFSGMQIYKSWLASSQIYTILAGYVGSILFMCVLTAIGNLEATIFGKSFQQKLFPEVVFSLIVSLIASGLVHRVAITTCFLFSMIALYYVNRISQETYAAPVPTVSMHAKKRK from the exons ATGC CCGTCAATAGTGGAGTATCGTTTGTGCTGTCATCGATTTTGACGGTGCTCGTGTTTTCTGGAATGCAGATATACAAAAGTTGGCTGGCATCCTCGCAGATCTATACGATTTTGGCAGGATACGTCGGATCGATATTATTTATGTGTGTGTTAACTGCTATAGGAAACTTGGAGGCGACGATATTTGGCAAATCCTTTCAACAGAAATTGTTCCCCGAAG TCGTCTTTTCCCTAATCGTTAGTTTAATTGCATCTGGTCTGGTGCATCGCGTGGCGATCACAACTTGTTTCCTGTTCTCCATGATCGCGTTGTACTACGTTAATCGAATATCTCAGGAGACGTATGCTGCACCTGTGCCCACGGTGTCCATGCACGCAAAGAAGAGAAAGTGA